The following DNA comes from Mesoaciditoga lauensis cd-1655R = DSM 25116.
AAATGGTGCTGGAAAGACGACACTTATTAAGGTTATGGCTGGCTTGTTGGTACCAGACAACGCCGAAGGCCGCGTCCTGGGATATGACGTTTTGAAAGAAGCTGACAGGATAAGGGCAAACGTCTCTCTTGTTGCACCAACGGCGGACATAGGGGTAGACCCTGTTTTAACGGTTAGACAAAACCTTCTCTTTTGGGCAACCGTTTACGGAATACCATCGAAGAAAATGCAAAATGCGGTGGATGAAGTTATGGAAGCCCTTGATCTTATGAGATACAAAGACGCTTGGGCTATGGAAATATCCGCCGGAACGCGTCAGAGGCTCGCGATAGCCAGAGCGCTTCTGGTAAAACACGAACTCGTTTTCCTGGATGAGCCAACCGTAAAGCTTGATATGGAAGCCGCCAAGATGATAAGAAATTTCATAGTGGATTTGCGAAACAGGTACAACATAACCTTCTTCATGACAACGCATCTCATAGAAGAAGCCGAAGAGATCTGTGATAGGGTGATGATCATAGA
Coding sequences within:
- a CDS encoding ABC transporter ATP-binding protein codes for the protein MAVIDVRNVRKSYGKKKKKTEVLHSIDVKVEKGEIFGLLGKNGAGKTTLIKVMAGLLVPDNAEGRVLGYDVLKEADRIRANVSLVAPTADIGVDPVLTVRQNLLFWATVYGIPSKKMQNAVDEVMEALDLMRYKDAWAMEISAGTRQRLAIARALLVKHELVFLDEPTVKLDMEAAKMIRNFIVDLRNRYNITFFMTTHLIEEAEEICDRVMIIDKGEVKALGSVEDLRRKYSREEEIIVKGNFDERVRNLKKFWNVEIHEIYEEEFGNIQQDTELRFKVENVDSEISKIIEAVKEHGEITDVLTKRLTLNDIFEKVIS